The Nitrosomonadales bacterium nucleotide sequence GGCGCGCACGGCGGTGGATGGGCATATGGGTGATGTTGCGGTCGTCGATGAATATCTCACCGCCGTTCGTCGCGATCAGCCCCACGATCATGTAGAAAGAGGTGGTCTTGCCCGCGCCGTTCGGGCCCAGCAGCCCGACCACTTCGCCGCTGCGCAGCGATAGCGAGACGTCATGCACGACGGTGCGTGAAGCGTATTTTTTCATCAGGCCTACGGCGCGCAATTCACTCATTCTTGCTCCGCTGGTGTCAGTGTGTCGCTCGGGGCGATGGGTAACGGGTCTTGCGGTTGCGCTTCGCCCGGTTTGGGTTTGGAATGCAACACCGCGCGAACCCGTTTCGGCGGCTTGCCCACATCGGTCGTGCTGCCGCCATGCACCTGGAATATCTCGGTCTTCTGGCTGTAGGTGATATGTTCGCCGCGCACCTCGTCGAGGCTGCGTGTGACATGTGCGCGCACGTGGAAATCCACCGTTTCGGCGCGCGTGTCGTATTCGATGCGTTCGCCGTAGCCGTCGATGTATTCGTCCAACCCCTCGCGCTTCTGCCGGAAACTGGCGGGACGTCCATAGGCCGTGCCATGCTTGAAGCCTTCGCTGTCCTGCACCACGACGATCTTGTCGCCGCGTATCAGCATCGTGCCCTGGGTGAATTGCACGTTGCCGATGAAGGTGCTGACCTGTTGCGCATCGTCTATCAGCACCTGGTCGGCTTCCAGATGGATAGGCTTGTCGCGGTCGGCACGCTCGGCATGGCCTGCCGGCGCGAGCAGCAGCAGACAGGCTGCCAGCCACAGGTTATTTGCGCGTCGGGACATGTTCGCTCCTGACTTGTGAAAGCAGCTTCAGGGTGCGTGCCTTGTTGTCCATTTCCAGCCCAGTCGCGTGCACGGTGTTATGCGGATCAACGATGGTCACGGGGTGGTCGGTGTCGGCCCAGTCGCGATCCGGGACGACATGGAGGTATCGGGTATGCAGCGCGAGCTCTTCCCGTTCCGCGCTGGCCTCGCGCAGGACCTCGACTTCCTCATGCAGGAATATCTCGTCACCCCGGCTGGAAACGACCCCGCGCCTGGCGATGACGTGCACTGCCGGTCGGTCGGCGGACAGCGAAGTGAGGCGGGGTATTTCCAGCGTGGTGCTGTCATCGTCCGGATAATGCTGCAACTTTTTTGCGGCCATGATGAAACGCGGCGAACCTTGTTCGTCCAGTTGGAGCGCGGAAAAGTTCTCCATGATCGAATCGGGGTCGTGGCGTGTGCTGCCATCCGGTTTGTAGGGTATCGGCTGCACCTGCTGGTTCAGCCAGTAGGTCGCTCCCAACAGGCCGAGTAGCGGCAACAGCGGCAGCCAGTGACGGACGCGAGATGCAAAGGTCATTTCAGGTAAGGGGCCAGTTGTGCGTCCAGCGTGCCTTGCGCCGACATGATCAGTTCGCAGGCTTCGCGCACTGCGCCGTGTCCGCCGCTGCGCCGCGTGACGTAATCGGAATGTTCGCGCACCAGTTGCGGGGATTCCGGCACGCTGATCGCCAGGCCGACGTGCCGCATCACGCACAGATCCACCACATCGTCGCCCATGTAGGCGGTGGCATCGCGCGACAATTTCAGCCTGGCAAGCAGGTCGACCATCGCGTCGAGCTTGCGTTCCACACCCTGGTAGACATGTGCAATGCCGAGATTCTGTGCGCGCATCTCGACGCAACGCGACGTGCGGCCGGTGATGATGGCGATCTCGACGCCGCTGGCCTTGAGCATCTTCAGACCATGCCCGTCCAGCGAGTTGAAGCGCTTGAACTCCTCGCCGGAATCGGACAGGAACAGCCCGCCGTCGGTCATTACGCCGTCCACGTCGAAGGCGATCAGGCGAATCAGTTTAGCGCGGCTCAGTAACATGTCTTTCTCCTTGTTATATGACTTTCGCATGCAGCAGGTCGTGCATGTTCAATGCCCCGACCAGCCTGTGTTGTCCGTCCACCACCAGTATCTGGTTGATGTTGTGTTGCTCCATTACCTGCACCGCCTCGGCTGCAAGGGCGTCCGGGCCTATACAGCGCGGGTTTGCGGACATCACGTCGCGTACCGGCGTGATGTTGAAATCCAGTTGCTTTTCCAGAGTGCGGCGCAGATCGCCATCGGTGTAGATGCCCAGCACGTGCTGCGCTTCGTCGATGATCGCGGTCATGCCCACGCCTTTTCTGGAGATCTCCAGGATCGCATCGCTCAGCATCGCGTCTTCGCGCACCATCGGCAGGCGTTCGCCGCTGCGCATGATATCGCGCACGTGGGTGAGCAGGCGCCGTCCGAGGCTGCCGCCCGGATGGGAGCGTGCGAAATCCTCCGCGCCGAAACCCTTTGCGTCCAGCAACGCGACAGCCAGCGCATCGCCCAGTGCCAGCGCGGCTGTGGTGCTGGCCGTGGGCGCCAGCCCCATCGGGCAGGCTTCCTTGTCCACCGCCGCGTTGAGGTGCACATCTGCCGACCGGGCCAGGCTGGAGGATGGGTTGCCGGTCATGCTGATGAGCTTCGCGCCCTGACGCTTGATGACCGGAACGATGGTCATCAGTTCCTGGCTTTCGCCGGAATAGGACAGCGCGATGATGACATCCTCGCTGGTGATCATGCCCAGGTCTCCGTGGCTGGCCTCACCGGGATGCACGAAGTAGGCGGGCGTGCCGGTGCTGGACATGGTCGCGGCGATCTTGCGCGCGATATGGCCGGATTTGCCCATGCCGCTGACGATGACGCGCCCGTGGCAATGCAGGATCACCTCCAGCGCGTACAGGAAACTGTCGTCGAGGCGCGTGGCGAGCGCCCTGACAGCATCGGCTTCGATATTCAATACTTCGCGCCCAAGATCAAGTGCGCGCGGTGTGGCGGAAAGGGGTCGGTTCATGCGGCGCATTATACCTAGTGGGGAGTTGGTAGTGGGGAGTTGGTAGTGGGGAGTTGGTAGTGGGGAGTTGGTAGTGGGGAGTTGGTAGTGGGGAGTTGGTAGTGGGGAGTTGGTAGTGGGGAGTAGTTTCCCCATTCCCCGCTGAGGCATGCAGTGCCGTTCCACTCCCCACTAACAAATTTTGCAAAGCATGCATGAGTACGGCATTATCGTGCCGGTAACCTGCATATGTCGTCGATTGATGGAAAACTCGCTTTCTCTGGTATTGATCCTGCTCGCCACTGCGGTAAACGTGGTGGTGCTGTGCCGCATCCTGCATTTGCCGGTGATGCTGGGCTATCTTGCGGTCGGCATTCTGATCGGTCCGCACGCGATGGCGTGGATACCGGATGCGCCGGGGACACGGCACCTGGCCGAATTCGGCGTGGTGTTCCTGATGTTCAGCATCGGCCTGGAATTCAGCCTGACGCGCTTGCGCGCGATGAAACGCACGGTATTCGGTTTGGGTGGCGCGCAGGTGGTCATGACCATGCTGGCGGTCATGGCGGTCGCCGCACTGTTCGGCCTGGACTGGCGCGCCGGTCTGGCTCTGGGTGGCGTTCTGGCGATGTCTTCCACGGCCATCGTCAGCAAGATGCTGG carries:
- a CDS encoding HAD hydrolase family protein encodes the protein MLLSRAKLIRLIAFDVDGVMTDGGLFLSDSGEEFKRFNSLDGHGLKMLKASGVEIAIITGRTSRCVEMRAQNLGIAHVYQGVERKLDAMVDLLARLKLSRDATAYMGDDVVDLCVMRHVGLAISVPESPQLVREHSDYVTRRSGGHGAVREACELIMSAQGTLDAQLAPYLK
- the lptA gene encoding lipopolysaccharide transport periplasmic protein LptA yields the protein MSRRANNLWLAACLLLLAPAGHAERADRDKPIHLEADQVLIDDAQQVSTFIGNVQFTQGTMLIRGDKIVVVQDSEGFKHGTAYGRPASFRQKREGLDEYIDGYGERIEYDTRAETVDFHVRAHVTRSLDEVRGEHITYSQKTEIFQVHGGSTTDVGKPPKRVRAVLHSKPKPGEAQPQDPLPIAPSDTLTPAEQE
- the lptC gene encoding LPS export ABC transporter periplasmic protein LptC yields the protein MTFASRVRHWLPLLPLLGLLGATYWLNQQVQPIPYKPDGSTRHDPDSIMENFSALQLDEQGSPRFIMAAKKLQHYPDDDSTTLEIPRLTSLSADRPAVHVIARRGVVSSRGDEIFLHEEVEVLREASAEREELALHTRYLHVVPDRDWADTDHPVTIVDPHNTVHATGLEMDNKARTLKLLSQVRSEHVPTRK
- a CDS encoding KpsF/GutQ family sugar-phosphate isomerase, whose protein sequence is MNRPLSATPRALDLGREVLNIEADAVRALATRLDDSFLYALEVILHCHGRVIVSGMGKSGHIARKIAATMSSTGTPAYFVHPGEASHGDLGMITSEDVIIALSYSGESQELMTIVPVIKRQGAKLISMTGNPSSSLARSADVHLNAAVDKEACPMGLAPTASTTAALALGDALAVALLDAKGFGAEDFARSHPGGSLGRRLLTHVRDIMRSGERLPMVREDAMLSDAILEISRKGVGMTAIIDEAQHVLGIYTDGDLRRTLEKQLDFNITPVRDVMSANPRCIGPDALAAEAVQVMEQHNINQILVVDGQHRLVGALNMHDLLHAKVI